A stretch of Oligoflexia bacterium DNA encodes these proteins:
- a CDS encoding GNAT family N-acetyltransferase — protein MNKIIIETKRTIIRRYEPTDIPEAFHTFGEPEGAKYISHNGLDKSIADTEKRIHRYLTHYEKYSYGLWAVIEKASQSVIGVCGLFHARESIPNMELGYRFRKSHWNKGFATESAQACLNYGFGVLNGKKIDAIVNPQHQASIKVLEKIGMSFEKDFELDSEKLKLFSISQTSTGIS, from the coding sequence ATGAATAAAATAATCATTGAGACCAAAAGAACAATCATACGCCGCTATGAACCCACAGATATACCCGAAGCATTTCATACATTCGGTGAACCTGAGGGCGCAAAATATATCAGCCATAATGGTCTTGATAAATCAATTGCAGATACAGAAAAACGTATTCATAGATATCTCACCCATTATGAAAAATACTCATACGGTTTATGGGCTGTTATTGAAAAAGCATCGCAAAGTGTAATTGGTGTGTGTGGTTTATTTCATGCCCGTGAAAGCATTCCCAACATGGAACTTGGCTACAGATTTCGAAAATCTCACTGGAACAAAGGCTTCGCCACCGAGAGTGCCCAAGCCTGTTTAAACTATGGCTTTGGTGTACTCAATGGCAAAAAAATCGACGCCATTGTGAATCCCCAGCATCAAGCATCGATTAAAGTATTAGAAAAAATCGGAATGAGTTTTGAGAAAGACTTCGAACTAGATTCAGAAAAATTAAAACTTTTCTCCATTTCACAAACATCAACTGGCATTTCTTAG
- the lexA gene encoding transcriptional repressor LexA — MRIPLTPKEHMVLEYIKNFQTKKGYVPTYLEIKEKFDFASFFSVQRYLKQLETKGYLRSPWGNKKRAFEIVEAQSDDNTSIPFLGKVAAGKPIEAIERHEFVEVPSWMAKNGGEKFALEVVGQSMIDDGIREGDILVVQRQETAQNGQTVVALIDNEATVKRFFLRGKEVELRPANPEMEPIFVHADTVTLAGVVVGLIRKFR, encoded by the coding sequence ATGAGAATACCACTGACCCCCAAAGAACATATGGTTTTGGAATACATCAAGAACTTCCAAACAAAAAAAGGGTACGTTCCCACTTACCTAGAAATCAAAGAGAAATTTGATTTCGCTTCTTTCTTCTCAGTACAACGCTACTTAAAACAACTTGAAACCAAGGGCTATCTACGCAGCCCTTGGGGTAACAAAAAACGAGCCTTTGAAATCGTTGAAGCGCAATCAGATGACAATACTTCTATTCCATTTTTAGGAAAAGTTGCCGCCGGTAAACCCATTGAAGCAATCGAGCGCCATGAGTTTGTCGAAGTTCCTAGTTGGATGGCAAAAAATGGCGGAGAAAAATTTGCTCTCGAAGTTGTTGGTCAATCTATGATCGATGACGGAATTCGCGAGGGTGATATTCTTGTCGTGCAAAGACAAGAGACCGCTCAAAATGGCCAAACCGTTGTTGCATTGATTGATAATGAAGCCACAGTAAAAAGATTTTTTCTGCGCGGTAAAGAAGTTGAATTGCGACCCGCAAATCCTGAGATGGAACCCATCTTCGTACATGCAGATACAGTTACTCTCGCAGGGGTTGTTGTAGGCCTCATTAGGAAGTTCCGATGA
- a CDS encoding VIT1/CCC1 transporter family protein, which produces MAKSPHHHHHHVETHFKSPEILRDLVLGMSDGLTVPFALAAGLYGATSSNSLIVTAGIAEIVAGSIAMGLGGYLAAKSEVEHYSSERAREQREVRDIPHVEEKEIYEVFEAYGLDEKTVRPVAEALSKNPEAWVDFMMRFELGLEKPDPRRAFKGGLTIAFAYIAGGSIPLAPYIIFSDVHKSLLYSCGFTLIALLVFGYVKSKFLGTAPLKGALQTLFVGSVAASAAFFIARAIS; this is translated from the coding sequence ATGGCGAAATCACCCCACCACCATCATCACCATGTGGAAACACATTTTAAATCACCAGAGATTTTGCGTGATTTAGTTTTGGGTATGTCAGATGGTCTTACGGTTCCTTTTGCATTAGCTGCCGGACTCTACGGCGCTACTTCGAGCAATTCACTTATAGTAACTGCCGGTATTGCTGAAATCGTTGCTGGTTCAATAGCCATGGGTCTTGGCGGATATTTAGCTGCGAAAAGTGAAGTTGAGCATTATTCAAGTGAACGTGCGCGGGAACAGCGAGAGGTGCGTGATATTCCGCACGTTGAAGAAAAAGAAATTTATGAAGTATTTGAAGCTTACGGATTAGATGAGAAAACAGTTCGGCCTGTTGCAGAAGCTTTGAGTAAAAATCCAGAGGCTTGGGTTGATTTTATGATGCGCTTTGAATTGGGATTAGAAAAACCAGATCCACGTCGAGCATTTAAAGGGGGCTTAACAATCGCATTTGCCTATATTGCAGGAGGCAGTATTCCTCTTGCTCCGTACATTATTTTTTCAGATGTTCATAAATCACTTTTGTATTCTTGTGGGTTTACACTAATAGCTTTATTAGTTTTTGGTTATGTCAAAAGTAAATTTCTCGGCACAGCCCCATTGAAAGGTGCTCTTCAAACTTTATTTGTTGGAAGTGTTGCTGCGAGTGCGGCGTTTTTTATTGCGCGGGCAATATCTTAA
- the epmA gene encoding EF-P lysine aminoacylase EpmA, whose product MTSDLKRTEFLKSLKNSAYPASEDGVLPLSHVNEITMSKAFKTAGRIQIINDQEIRLTSNGVERNFEIPQTLTFGGSILFEILKPNDIVLITIENKKIQNIKLLVPSLLENPLSENTLTPDRAHQWQVFIKTLKYFFAAREFIELRTPTLVSSPGLEPHLDVFKTQLNFGRVEKNYYLPTSPEFHLKKALALGFERCFEIKECFRNNEISEHHQPEFLMLEWYRAYATSNALIEDIKQLIPFLIEELGISSHFPKEIFVEVIKMEMLWKNTVGFDLTPQTSQNDLAKLAHKLQLDFNEKENFDDLFARIFLEKIEPELQKNLNPVIVWHYPPSQAALARSTTDGWADRFELYWKGLEIANAFHELNDPVEQLIRFKNDQEKKSSLNKEVVPIDDEFMNALKWGMPPSAGIALGVERLFMALFEIKKISEVRLFPQHQR is encoded by the coding sequence ATGACCAGTGATTTGAAACGCACTGAATTTCTTAAAAGTCTCAAAAATTCAGCCTATCCTGCTTCTGAGGATGGTGTTTTGCCACTTTCTCATGTGAATGAAATCACTATGAGTAAAGCGTTTAAGACTGCGGGTCGTATTCAAATCATTAATGATCAAGAAATACGTTTAACTTCAAATGGTGTGGAGCGAAATTTTGAAATACCACAGACGTTAACTTTCGGTGGGTCAATACTATTTGAGATATTAAAACCAAATGATATCGTTTTGATCACTATCGAAAATAAAAAAATTCAAAATATAAAACTACTTGTCCCATCACTACTTGAAAACCCACTAAGTGAAAACACACTCACGCCTGATCGTGCTCATCAATGGCAAGTGTTTATTAAAACTCTTAAATATTTTTTTGCCGCCAGAGAGTTTATTGAATTACGAACACCCACTTTAGTTTCATCACCTGGGCTTGAACCTCACCTCGATGTTTTTAAAACGCAGCTTAACTTTGGCCGAGTAGAAAAAAACTATTATCTGCCTACCAGCCCCGAATTTCATTTAAAAAAGGCATTGGCACTAGGGTTTGAGCGTTGTTTTGAAATCAAAGAGTGTTTTCGAAATAATGAAATCAGTGAACACCATCAACCAGAATTTTTAATGCTCGAATGGTATAGAGCTTATGCCACAAGCAATGCTCTTATTGAAGACATCAAACAATTGATTCCTTTTCTGATAGAAGAATTAGGCATCTCATCACACTTTCCAAAAGAAATTTTCGTTGAAGTCATTAAAATGGAAATGCTTTGGAAAAACACAGTGGGTTTTGACCTTACACCACAAACTTCTCAAAATGATTTAGCAAAACTTGCTCATAAGCTTCAACTTGATTTTAACGAGAAAGAAAATTTTGATGACCTATTTGCTAGAATATTTTTAGAAAAAATTGAACCTGAATTACAAAAGAATTTAAACCCCGTCATTGTTTGGCATTATCCTCCGAGCCAAGCAGCACTTGCGCGCTCAACAACTGATGGTTGGGCCGATCGTTTTGAACTTTATTGGAAGGGTCTAGAGATCGCTAACGCATTTCATGAACTAAATGACCCCGTTGAACAATTAATTCGATTTAAAAACGATCAAGAAAAAAAATCATCACTTAATAAAGAAGTGGTTCCTATAGATGACGAATTTATGAATGCACTTAAATGGGGAATGCCACCTTCTGCCGGGATTGCACTAGGTGTAGAGCGCCTTTTTATGGCGCTCTTTGAAATTAAAAAGATCAGTGAAGTAAGATTGTTTCCCCAACACCAGCGTTAA
- a CDS encoding hemerythrin domain-containing protein has protein sequence MDIAKALNRDHKMISVLFKQLESYCGETKSAGLKELYLKLHETLSCHAKAEERVVYKRLFTVKKQDVEFMTHESAIEHELVDKLLTELKRSVQPKNPLKWFSKLKVLREMVEHHVQEEEKYIFKYVKKNFSRLERSEMTEEFVKIKEELKTSRKLTPAYQNRRPRNQETGVAAH, from the coding sequence ATGGATATTGCTAAGGCATTAAATCGTGATCACAAGATGATTTCTGTTTTATTTAAACAACTTGAAAGCTATTGCGGAGAAACCAAAAGCGCTGGCTTAAAAGAACTTTATTTAAAACTACATGAGACTTTGAGCTGTCACGCAAAAGCTGAAGAGCGCGTCGTTTACAAACGCCTTTTTACCGTGAAGAAGCAAGATGTTGAATTCATGACTCATGAGAGCGCGATTGAACATGAATTAGTAGACAAGCTTCTCACTGAATTAAAAAGAAGTGTGCAACCAAAGAATCCATTGAAGTGGTTTAGTAAACTTAAAGTTTTACGAGAAATGGTTGAGCATCACGTGCAAGAAGAAGAAAAATATATTTTTAAGTATGTTAAAAAGAATTTTTCTCGACTTGAGCGAAGTGAGATGACCGAGGAGTTTGTGAAAATTAAAGAAGAACTCAAAACTTCACGCAAACTTACACCCGCTTACCAAAATCGACGACCTCGCAACCAAGAAACCGGCGTCGCCGCGCATTAA